From Micromonospora echinospora:
CGCCGTCGAAGCCGTTCGCCGACAGCGTCACCTTGATCGTGCCGGCGTCGCCGTCCGCGGCCTTGTCGGTGGCCTTGATCTGCACCGGGAAGAGCCCGCCATGGCCCCACTCGTCGACCTCCACCTCCCACGGCGACGTGCACACGAGCACGTTCGCGGAGGGCGAGGTGCAGTCGGCGGAGGTGTCCTCATCCTTGCCGACAGTCACCTTGCCGGCGAGGCCGGTGAAGTCGTAGCGGACGGTGAGGTCGTGCAGCACGACCGGGGCCGAGCTGTGGACGGTGCTGGACTCGATCTTGCCGTCCGAATCGGTGGCGATCGTCGTGTCGCCGAAGTAGACGCCGAGCTTGACCTTGGGGTCCGCCGCGAAGCCGGGTGTGGCGGAGGCTGCGACGAACGCGCCTGCGACGCCCAACCCGGCGAGCAGACGCCGGCTGGAGTTGCTGAGCATGTGGGGGGTCCTCCCGTGGGGGTGATCAGGTGGAGCCCACGGAGCTTAAAGATTCCTTAAGGGATCGCGTTGTCCCAGATGATGAATATTGACCGAACGGATGATCGTCGTCGCCGCAATGTTCCAGCTGCCCGGGACCGTCCTTCAAACGGACACCGGGAGGTGCAGTGACGTACGAGGAGTTCGCCGACGCGCGGTTGGGCGCCCTGCTGCGGTACGCGGTCATGCTGACCGGAGACCCGCACCAGGCCCAGGACCTGGTGCAGGAAACCATGGTCCGGGTCCAGCTCCACTGGCGGCGGGTGGCTCGCAGCGACGTCCCGGAGCGGTACGTGCGCCGCATGCTCACCAACCAGTTCATCGACTGGCGGCGCGGCTCGTGGGCGCGGCGGGTGCTGCTGCGCGGCGAGGTCGACGACTCGGTGCCCGCCACGGCCGACCACGCCCAGTCCACCGTGGACCGGGACCAGGTCCGGTCCTGGCTGTCCCGGTTGCCCCGGCGGCAGCGCGCCGCCCTGGTGCTGCGCTACTACGAGGACCTGCCGGACGGGGAGATAGCCGAGATTCTCGGCTGCGCCGTGGGCACCGTCCGGTCCAGTATCTCGCGCGCGCTGGCCACCCTCCGAGCCGAACTCGTGGAGGTCTCCTGATGATCGAGGACGAACTGCGGGCCGCGTTCGCCCGCATCGAGGAGTCGACCCCGCCCGTCGGCCCGGTCCGGGCCGCCGTCGACCAAGCGGTGATCACTCGCCGTCGACGCCGCCGGCGGGTACGCCTGGCCGGCACGGCGCTGGCGGTCGCCGCCGTCGCGCTCGTCGGCTTCACCGCCATGGCGCCCCGGCCACCGGCGCCCACGGCGGCACCCATGCTCGCCACGCCGGAGCCGGAGCCCGGCGGCGCGTTGAACGTGCTGCTGCTCGGCGTCGACCAGGCCGCCGGCAGCCGCCGTGCCGACTCGATCCTGCTGGTGCACGTGCCGGCCGACCGGAGCCGGCTCTTCCTGGTGTCGCTCCCGCGCGACCTGCTGGTGCCCATGCCGCCGCAAGGCGGGCTGGAGAAACTCAACGCGACCTTCTCCCGCGCCGCCGGTTCGGGCACCGACCTGGCCGCCGGCTTCCGGGCGACCCGCCAGGCGGTCGCCCGGCTGACCGGGGTACGCGTCGACGCCGGCGCGGTGCTCACGTACCCGGGGGCACGTGCGTTGACCGACGCGGTCGGCGGCGTACCGGTCTGCCTGCCGGAGCCGGTTCGCTCGGTGCACACCGAGCGGCGTTTCCCGTCCGGATGCCAGCGGCTCGACGGCGCGGCGGCGGTGGACCTGCTGCGGCAGCGGTACGGCCTGCCCGACGGCGGACTGGACCGCGACCGCAACGCGGCGCGCTACGCCGCCGGCCTGCTCCACCAGATGCGGGAGCAGGGGACGGCGACGGACCCGGCGCAACTCGGCCGGCTGCTCCTGCGGGTCGGATCGGACGTCACTGTCGACACCGGCGACCTGTCGCTGTCGGCGCTGGTGGCCGCGAGCA
This genomic window contains:
- a CDS encoding SigE family RNA polymerase sigma factor, translating into MTYEEFADARLGALLRYAVMLTGDPHQAQDLVQETMVRVQLHWRRVARSDVPERYVRRMLTNQFIDWRRGSWARRVLLRGEVDDSVPATADHAQSTVDRDQVRSWLSRLPRRQRAALVLRYYEDLPDGEIAEILGCAVGTVRSSISRALATLRAELVEVS
- a CDS encoding LCP family protein — its product is MIEDELRAAFARIEESTPPVGPVRAAVDQAVITRRRRRRRVRLAGTALAVAAVALVGFTAMAPRPPAPTAAPMLATPEPEPGGALNVLLLGVDQAAGSRRADSILLVHVPADRSRLFLVSLPRDLLVPMPPQGGLEKLNATFSRAAGSGTDLAAGFRATRQAVARLTGVRVDAGAVLTYPGARALTDAVGGVPVCLPEPVRSVHTERRFPSGCQRLDGAAAVDLLRQRYGLPDGGLDRDRNAARYAAGLLHQMREQGTATDPAQLGRLLLRVGSDVTVDTGDLSLSALVAASSRAAAAEPVAVAFPVLAEWNGRGYEPDPELTPGLLDALRADRLGEWAVAHPAWVTSLR